The proteins below come from a single Pseudomonas sp. MYb118 genomic window:
- a CDS encoding HlyD family secretion protein, translating to MPAQLKRRLFIFLLIVLLVAGGFFAHWFFKGRFYESTDNAYVQGEITRVSSQLGARIDEVLVQDNQHVEKGQLLIKLEVDDFQLAVDRANAALATREAERLQAQSKLTQQASLIAASDAQVASSQASLGRSQIDLSRAQALRKPGYVSEERVTTLSADNHIARSQVSKAQADAQSQRQQVASLTAEIKRLDAMINNARTDLAQAELNLTRSEIHAPISGLIGQRAARNGQYVQAGAYLLSIVPDEDIWIQANFKETQIGHMQPGQKAELTFDAYSDTPIQARVDSLFAASGAQFSLLPPDNATGNFTKVVQRIPVKLTFAADNPLHGKIRPGMSVTATVNIQDSPDNGR from the coding sequence ATGCCTGCCCAACTCAAGCGTCGCCTGTTCATTTTCCTGCTGATCGTCCTGCTGGTTGCCGGGGGCTTTTTCGCCCACTGGTTCTTCAAAGGACGGTTTTATGAAAGCACCGACAACGCCTATGTCCAGGGCGAGATCACCCGCGTGTCGAGCCAGTTGGGCGCGCGCATCGACGAAGTGCTGGTGCAAGATAACCAGCACGTCGAAAAGGGCCAGTTGCTGATCAAACTGGAGGTCGATGATTTCCAGCTCGCGGTCGACCGCGCCAATGCCGCGCTCGCCACCCGCGAGGCCGAACGCCTGCAAGCGCAGAGCAAGTTGACCCAGCAGGCCAGCCTGATCGCCGCCAGTGATGCGCAGGTGGCCTCCAGCCAGGCCAGCCTGGGCCGTTCGCAGATCGACCTGTCCCGGGCGCAAGCGCTGCGCAAGCCGGGTTACGTCTCCGAGGAACGGGTCACCACCCTCTCCGCCGACAATCACATTGCCCGCTCGCAAGTCAGCAAGGCCCAGGCCGATGCGCAAAGCCAGCGCCAGCAGGTCGCGTCCCTGACCGCGGAAATCAAGCGCCTCGACGCGATGATCAACAATGCCCGCACCGACCTGGCCCAGGCCGAACTGAACCTGACCCGCAGCGAAATCCACGCGCCTATCAGCGGCCTGATCGGCCAGCGGGCCGCGCGCAATGGCCAGTACGTGCAGGCCGGCGCCTACCTGCTGTCGATCGTCCCCGACGAGGACATCTGGATCCAGGCCAACTTCAAGGAAACCCAGATCGGCCACATGCAGCCCGGCCAGAAGGCCGAGCTGACCTTCGATGCCTACAGCGACACGCCGATCCAGGCGCGGGTCGACAGCCTGTTCGCCGCCTCGGGCGCGCAGTTCAGCCTGCTGCCGCCGGACAATGCCACGGGCAACTTCACCAAAGTCGTACAACGGATTCCGGTAAAACTGACCTTTGCCGCCGACAACCCGCTGCACGGCAAGATTCGCCCGGGCATGTCGGTCACCGCGACAGTGAATATCCAAGACAGCCCAGACAATGGCCGGTGA
- the gltX gene encoding glutamate--tRNA ligase, whose amino-acid sequence MTTVRTRIAPSPTGDPHVGTAYIALFNYCFAKQHGGEFILRIEDTDQLRSTRESEQQIFDALRWLGIDWSEGPDVGGPHGPYRQSERGDIYQKYCQQLVDMGHAFPCFCTAEELDQMRAEQMARGETPRYDGRALLLSKEEVARRLAAGEPHVIRMKVPSEGMCVVPDMLRGDVEIPWDRMDMQVLMKTDGLPTYFLANVVDDHLMGITHVLRGEEWLPSAPKLILLYEYFGWEQPQLCYMPLLRNPDKSKLSKRKNPTSVTFYERMGFMPEAMLNYLGRMGWSMPDEREKFSLQEMVEHFDLSRVSLGGPIFDIEKLSWLNGQWLRDLPVEEFAARVQKWAFNAEYMMKIAPHVQGRVETFSQVAPLAGFFFAGGVNPDAKLFESKKLSGDQVRQLMQLILWKLESLRQWEKDSITATIQAVVESLELKLRDAMPLMFAAITGQASSVSVLDAMEILGPDLTRFRLRQAIDLLGGVSKKENKEWEKLLGNIA is encoded by the coding sequence ATGACCACCGTCCGCACGCGCATCGCGCCATCGCCTACCGGGGACCCCCACGTAGGTACTGCTTACATCGCTCTGTTCAACTACTGCTTTGCCAAGCAGCACGGTGGCGAGTTCATCCTGCGGATCGAGGACACCGACCAGTTGCGTTCGACCCGCGAGTCCGAACAGCAGATCTTCGACGCCCTGCGCTGGCTGGGTATCGACTGGAGCGAAGGCCCGGATGTGGGCGGCCCGCACGGTCCGTACCGGCAGAGCGAGCGTGGCGATATCTACCAGAAGTATTGCCAGCAACTGGTCGACATGGGCCACGCGTTCCCGTGCTTCTGCACCGCCGAAGAGCTGGACCAGATGCGTGCCGAGCAGATGGCGCGTGGTGAAACCCCGCGTTACGACGGCCGCGCGCTGCTGCTGTCCAAGGAAGAAGTCGCCCGTCGCCTGGCTGCGGGCGAGCCGCACGTAATCCGCATGAAAGTGCCGAGCGAAGGCATGTGCGTGGTGCCGGACATGCTGCGTGGCGATGTCGAGATCCCGTGGGATCGCATGGACATGCAGGTGCTGATGAAGACCGACGGCTTGCCGACGTACTTCCTGGCCAACGTGGTCGATGACCACCTGATGGGCATCACCCATGTGCTGCGTGGTGAAGAATGGCTGCCTTCGGCACCGAAACTGATCCTGCTGTACGAGTACTTCGGCTGGGAACAACCGCAGCTGTGCTACATGCCGCTGCTGCGTAACCCGGACAAGAGCAAGCTGTCCAAGCGCAAGAACCCGACCTCGGTGACGTTCTACGAGCGCATGGGCTTCATGCCCGAAGCCATGCTCAACTACCTGGGGCGCATGGGCTGGTCGATGCCGGACGAACGCGAGAAGTTCTCGTTGCAGGAAATGGTCGAGCATTTCGACCTGAGCCGGGTGTCCCTCGGCGGGCCGATCTTCGACATCGAGAAACTGTCGTGGCTCAACGGCCAGTGGCTGCGTGACCTGCCGGTGGAAGAGTTCGCCGCACGGGTGCAGAAGTGGGCGTTCAATGCCGAGTACATGATGAAGATCGCGCCTCACGTCCAGGGGCGTGTGGAAACCTTCAGCCAGGTGGCACCGCTGGCCGGCTTCTTCTTTGCCGGTGGCGTCAACCCGGATGCCAAACTGTTCGAGTCGAAGAAACTGTCGGGCGACCAGGTGCGTCAGTTGATGCAACTGATCCTGTGGAAGCTCGAAAGCCTGCGTCAGTGGGAAAAGGACAGCATCACCGCGACCATCCAGGCGGTGGTCGAGTCTCTGGAGTTGAAGCTGCGTGACGCCATGCCGCTGATGTTCGCCGCCATCACTGGCCAGGCGAGCTCGGTGTCGGTGCTCGATGCCATGGAAATTCTCGGCCCGGACCTCACCCGTTTCCGCCTGCGCCAGGCCATCGACTTGCTCGGTGGTGTGTCGAAGAAGGAAAACAAGGAGTGGGAAAAACTGCTGGGCAACATCGCCTGA